The following proteins are co-located in the bacterium genome:
- a CDS encoding SOS response-associated peptidase produces the protein MCGRFTLTSPPTRLRDRFRLAAVPDALVAHYNIAPSQPVLVIANRSRRLLRPARWGLVPGWAMDPSIGHRLINARAETLARRPAFRGLLERQRCVVPADGFYEWRRAGRGGRQAFYLRARDGEPLALAGLWDVWRAANGEPLASCTIITVPANGVVAPIHDRMPAVLSAAAVDAWLDPAPAAAAALAPLLAPAPDEHLIAIPVSSRVNKPEHDDPSCIAPLPERA, from the coding sequence ATGTGCGGCCGCTTCACGCTCACCTCGCCGCCGACGCGGCTGCGCGACCGCTTCCGCCTCGCCGCGGTGCCGGATGCCCTGGTCGCGCACTACAACATCGCGCCGTCGCAGCCGGTGCTGGTCATCGCGAACCGCAGCCGACGTCTGCTGCGGCCGGCGCGCTGGGGGCTCGTCCCCGGGTGGGCCATGGATCCATCGATCGGCCATCGCCTGATCAACGCCCGCGCCGAAACGCTCGCTCGACGGCCGGCGTTCCGCGGCCTGCTCGAGCGGCAACGCTGCGTCGTGCCGGCGGACGGCTTCTACGAGTGGCGCCGCGCCGGCCGCGGCGGCCGCCAGGCGTTCTACCTGAGGGCGCGCGACGGCGAGCCGCTGGCGCTCGCGGGGCTGTGGGACGTCTGGCGCGCCGCGAACGGCGAGCCCCTGGCGTCGTGCACCATCATCACGGTGCCGGCCAACGGCGTCGTCGCGCCGATCCACGATCGCATGCCGGCGGTGCTGTCGGCGGCGGCCGTGGACGCCTGGTTGGATCCCGCCCCGGCCGCCGCGGCGGCGCTGGCGCCGTTGCTGGCACCGGCGCCGGACGAGCACCTGATCGCCATTCCGGTCTCGTCCCGTGTCAACAAGCCGGAGCACGACGACCCGTCCTGCATCGCGCCGCTGCCGGAGCGGGCGTGA
- a CDS encoding tetratricopeptide repeat protein translates to MSPPARRSAYLLLGLAAACGSVRETTRHIDWKAPPPGQPGAEARSGDQSEPRLEGLTAAPAQEPAASDALQRASALSGQAAERRAAGDLPGAIALQRQSLDLRRTALGPGSPEVAAAETNLAGLYAAADRYDAAEPLLRHALAIREQTFGADNRLTALSRNNLALLLAANGRHSEAELLYLQAIAVLEHEDANDLATVLDNYAALLDDAGRPEQAKTVEQRAAVVRAGVK, encoded by the coding sequence ATGTCGCCTCCCGCCCGGCGCTCTGCCTACCTGCTGCTCGGCCTCGCCGCTGCCTGCGGCAGCGTCCGCGAGACGACGCGCCACATCGACTGGAAAGCGCCCCCGCCCGGCCAGCCAGGCGCCGAGGCGCGCAGTGGCGACCAGTCGGAGCCGCGGCTCGAAGGCCTCACCGCGGCGCCGGCCCAGGAGCCGGCCGCCAGCGATGCCCTGCAGCGCGCCAGCGCGCTCAGCGGCCAGGCGGCCGAGCGGCGCGCCGCCGGCGACCTGCCCGGCGCCATCGCCCTGCAGCGCCAGTCCCTCGACCTGCGCCGCACCGCCCTCGGCCCCGGCAGCCCGGAGGTCGCCGCCGCCGAGACCAACCTGGCGGGGTTGTACGCCGCCGCCGACCGCTACGACGCCGCCGAACCACTGCTGCGCCACGCGCTGGCGATCCGCGAGCAGACCTTCGGCGCCGACAACCGCCTCACCGCGCTCAGCCGCAACAACCTCGCCCTGCTGCTCGCCGCCAACGGCCGGCACAGCGAGGCCGAGCTGCTCTACCTGCAGGCGATCGCGGTGCTCGAACACGAGGACGCCAACGACCTGGCGACCGTGCTCGACAACTACGCCGCCCTGCTCGACGACGCCGGCCGCCCGGAACAGGCGAAGACGGTGGAGCAACGGGCGGCGGTGGTTCGAGCGGGCGTCAAGTAG